The window GACTGGATTATGATATCGATCCAGAAATGTATGGATGATACCACCAACGTGACCACCGCCACATTCGACCGAATGTCACATATCAGTACTGTGTGGGTATGTTTGAAGCTGTGTGCTCTATTTAGCCATTTGCAACAAACTCACAGCGTACACTGTCTTGGGCAATGTCGATATCAACAAACGATTCCCGATTGTTCTGCCACCGATAGGCATGATTCCGGTGTGTGTTTCGTCTAGGCACACTGCTTTGTTTTGCAGTGACCGTTTTGTTTTATGCCCGCCCCCTAAGCCTCCTTGTTGCCTATAGTACCTAGGCAGCTTATCTAGAACCTACTAGAGTTACAATCTGCCCGTTTGTTGAGGGGGCGACGATGATTCACTGCTCACACGCGTTTACTTCCGCTCTTGTGACTGCATGTTGCCTAATGATTTTCTATCCTTTCACCAATAATCCATTTGCTTTCCTCACGCATGCTTTCGTTCCTTCCGTCTTCTGCTACTACccgtcaacaacaatcaCTTGCCGGTCACTACTTTCACTCATCAAACAACAATCAGCTCCTGATATTCCTGTAACTGACTGCATCTCCCCGTACGGACCTTACACACGGAAAGCTTTGCTCTTTCTTTGCGCTTCCCTGGTAACAACTAACGATCGTGTACCACAATAACACCGTTCTTCATCTACTTAAGATGCCGTCAGGGACACGCTTTGAAGGAGACTTTTGGTGCGAGCCATGCTCCAAGATTTTCAAGACTTGGGAAGACCTACACACTCACAAGCGCATCATGCGGGCCAACGGCAAAGACCATACTCACTGCAAATTCTGCAGTGCAGACTTCCAAACTGAGGAAGCGGAGGCTACGCACATCAAGCAGGTTTGTTGCCACGTCTTTGCAGCTCTTGAGCGCTTTGCTAATTTTGATCCAGTTCCATCCCCAGGAACAGGACCTTTATTGTTCAGGATGCGGAAAGGGACCCTTCGTTCGAGTTGGTGGCCTCGTATCCCATGTCCAGAATGAATGTACACGCCTCAACGACAAGTTGATTGAGAGTACCcgggagaagaagatggagttcTCCAATGCTCTTATGGCAGCCACCAATGAACCTCTCAAGAGCAATTATGCGGCCTTCATGCCATCTGCAAACTCCAAGGCCCCCTCTAACACCAGCTGGACCACTGAGGATTCTGCTCGTCCTTTTACGATCGAGCAGAAGGAGTTTCCAGGTCTCGCCGCCTCCGGTTCTAGTGCTCAGGCTCGCAACAAGGAGAACACCAGAGAGAGCGACTGGAACAAAGGGAAGAACCTGTTCCCCCAGGCTCCTGCACCCCAGCGACCTACTCGACAGCAACTTCAGCAGGCCTCTGCGCCCAACGCCCGAGCAGCTCATGATCTCTTGAGTGTTCACAATCCCGATCATCCCCACTTCAACGTCGCTCGGTACAGCTGCAAGTATACTGGCAAGTTCAACTGTCCCATGGTAACTTGTACCAAGACCTTCAAGTCGGGCCATGCACTCCTGGGTCATCTTCGATCTGAGGCTCACTCCGAGACCAAGTATCGCTGCCCCTACTGCCTCAACACCTTTAACTCTCTTACCTCTATCACTCAGCATGCCGAGTCAAACGGTAACAGGTGCAAGATTCGCGAGACTGACATTTACCGTGCGTACATGGATCAGCTGCTAGGTGGCATGGTTGATGTCAAGGAAAAACACACTGATGGCACCGTCAAATATGAGGTGTCCAAGGACTTCAAGCCCGGACGGGCGCCAGCCCAAGACGAATCCAAAGCCACCCCCGAGTCTTTTGAAAAGAAATCCTACAAGCATGAGGATATCCGCTGGTAGACTTTGACGCATACGTCGTCTCAGGGGGATGGAAAAGTTGAGAATAGCCAACTGTAAAGTGGCATGAAATGGATTAGCACAGGCAGCTAGCAGGCTCCAGATATGTAACTAGATGATTTTAAATGCACATTGCAATTAGACACATCCTGAACTGAAAGACTTAGACGTGGCAAATATCGGTGAGGCTTAATGCAAGCCTGTCGTGATGCCAGATATCCTCTTCGATTTACAGCCAGGGGTAATGGAACTCAGCCCTTACGTGGCAAAGGATGGAAAGGACAAAAAGTAGCAAATTGTTCTGAGTTCATATTGCCAAAGAGAGTGGTGTGTCGTCTTATACTATTGGTTCTTTCATCATAGAAATTTTATATAGTATTTAACACACTGAACTTGATAGGTGCTGTAGTGTTGAAGGCATCTTACAGCGGATGTTTGAATGGGCATACGCGTTACAGAGGCGGAGCGGAGCGGAGCCACtactttggtggtggaacCAATCGCCCCTGATGACCTAAGCTCTACTTTAATTCATTGACAGCGGGCAGTTGTTTAATTTACCAGCTTATTACTTTTATTCCTCGACATAACCGATTAATAATTTTGTGTATTTGATGCTCGGTTCAGTTGCGATATAGAAATACGACACGATACGAACATTACCCCCGTCGATTCATCACCCTAGACTCAAAGCTCGATCCGCTATTGACAACTGCTTCATCCAGAAACCGAAATCGAAATCGAAATCGACTAAACGATAGATACCCCTGTGTTCGCTACAGTCGAATAACGATATGACGAGGCGTTTCGAGTAGAAATTTGAACAATTATCGAACCAGAGATCAGCGCGGAAATAGCTGGATTGGTCCCAGTACTACAGAAATCACAACACAAGCGAGCGCAATGGCGTCGGCTCGTAGGTGGGCGCGCAAAGCCGAGCGTTGCTGCTGTACATTTGCGACCTACTTTCCATTGGCCTTTGTATACGGCTTGACATCATGGGCTGTTTGGGTGGTTGTCAATATCGGTAGCGTCAGCACCAAGAGCTCTTGGATAGGTATGTTGGCATCACGAAATTGCCAGAGCTCTGTCTAACAGCTTCGCAGGTACTGGCTCTTCAATAGTAGGCGTCGCACTCTATGTCATGCTCAACTGGTGCTACACTACCGCTGTCTTTACACCTCCCGGCTCGACGACAAATGACATGGGATATGGTCTTCTACCGACACAAAACACACCCCAAGCCACCTCCTTCACAGTCAAGAGCAACGGCGAGTTTCGATTCTGCAAAAAGTGCCAGGCTCGCAAACCTGATCGTGCTCACCACTGCTCGACATGTCGACGATGCGTTCTCAAGATGGACCACCATTGCCCCTGGCTGGCGACATGTATTGGATTACGCAACCACAAGgccttcctcctcttcctgatTTATACGTCCCTTTTCTGCTTCTGGTCTTTCGCCGTGAGTGCATGCTGGGTCTGGTATGAGGCTCTGAACGACCAGGAATACATTGACTCCTTCCTGCCCGTCAACTTTATCATGTTGAGTGTCATCAGTGGAATCATTGGACTCGTGGTTGGCGCTTTTACATCATGGCATATTCACTTGGCTCGATGTGGACAGACTACGATTGAGTGTCTTGAAAAGACAAGATACCTCTCGCCGCTGCGTAAGACGTACAACTCTGCTCACAACCCCGCCAATGAAGTACCAGAGGCTGCTCGCCATTTTGTCGACTTTCACGCAAATGCTCTACCCGGTATCACACGTCctgaagaaggcgaggagCGACGAGAGATGCCCCGATCATACCCCCCTGACGGTTCCCAGCCTGTTCAACTTTCATATGCTCAGCGTGAGCGGGAGCAGCGACAAAGGAGATACGAGGAGTACCTCGACGAGCAAGATTCCGAAAAGCTTCCCAACGTCTTCGATCTTGGCTGGAAACGCAACTTGCTGCACCTCTTTGGCCCCACCCCCGCGCTGTGGTTTTTTCCTGTTTCCAACACTACAGGAGATGGTTGGACATGGGAGGCAAGCAGCACATGGCTAGAGGCTCGCGATCGACTCTCCGCTGAGCGAGAACAACAGCGAGCCCGTGAAGTGAACGCTGGCTGGGGTTCACCAGATGATATCCCTGACATCCCCGAGCGACCTACAGGCGCAGGAAAACATTACTCTCCTAGCCCAAACCTCGCAGGTCCTAAGACAATGAGTAAAGCTGATCGAGTTCTTGGCCGGGACCCCAACCTATACGCTGATGCAACACAAGACGTACCTATGCAGCGTCTCAGCCCTCGTGGCCGATCAATAGACGATGAGCTAGCAGACCTGGacaccgatgatgaagacggtTTTCTTGACGCCAATAACCCCGACAAAGCAGAAGGTGGAAAGTTCAGTCCAAGCTTCACATCCGACTCCCATCGTCGAGACGATGCCGAAGCCCGCGCTCTAGAGGTCGTTACAAACGGCAACTGGGGTCGTGGTGGTGCGAGCGGTATGCTCCGCAAGGGAAGCTCACAGAGCACTCCGACCAGAACGCCCAGCAATCTCAGCCGTTCAGGGACACCCAAGTTCCAGGACGAGGGCGTTGACTAGAAAGTTGTGGGGGGATTTGTGTTTTGCAAAGCGAATGAGAAATGAACGACGTTCCTCGATGTCTAATGTTTCTTGTCATGAGATGTGGAGTTTCGTTGTGCCGGGTATCCTTTTTTATTCTGTGGTTTGATATTTCTACCCTTTTTATTCTTGGTACAATTTACGTTTATAAGTCCCCAAAATTATTGGAATCTTAGTTGGCCGATCATGTGTACGAATCTGACTTATCCAGTGCTAGTTACGTCCCTCAATCGTGTGTATTCAAGGGTGTATCTACTGATGCACTCGCCAAGCGTGACTCGTGTGATCTGTGACAACTGCCGACTTGAGATCGTCCACGTTTACACGATCTACAAGACCAACACCCCTTGATAATCGCTTACCAGTCAATGTTGCACTGTCGGAGGGTTTTCACCGCCAATCTCAGCTTTACAGCCAGTCATTATGACAACCCTAGGGTCTGTTTCACGCACAGAAGACCAGGCGTCCTTGCGTTTAGAACGCTGGGTTTACTCCCTCGTGGTCTGGATTCTCGGCGTGTGCCCGCAGCAGAATACCGGGCCAGCTTGCAGCGGGAAACTTGTCGTCATTGGGCCAAGTGAGACTGTCCACTTGCgggatcttcttggcctgcttgaCCACGGCGTCACCTAGGGCTTTCTCGGGGCCTAACCTCGGCAGAAACCCCTCTATCTCTTTGCAATACTCGCCAACTCCAATGATTCTTCTGTACTCGTCGGACCCAAAGTCAGACCGGACAGCGAGTCGAATCAGTCGAGACAGTGGGTCGATACGCTCTGCTATCCCTGGAGACGTATGCACTGCAATAGCCGTCCAGACTTGATGCGCCTCGGCTTCCGAGTAGCCGtgtttgatgagatggtCTTTCGCACAATCAGCGGAGCATATCTCGAAGCGCTGCGTGCCATTGTAGAGGTGGCTCGCTCCAGCGTCGTGAAGAATAGCCGCTACGAAGAGGAGCCCAATCTGCCCCTCAGAGACAAAGGGAGAGCCCTCTTTCTTGCCAAGAAATCGGGCCAGCAGATAAACCCGAAGAGAGTGGTTCAAGATGGGCACAGGCAGTGCCTCTCTAGCGAGATCAAGGGCTCTATGACAGGCAAGGTTGTCAGGGACCATGTCAAGGACCAGGGCGCTTATGTCTGATGACATAGTTGTTGTTCGTTCAGAAATCGCCGTTTCGAAATGGTTTAAACGATATAGTGATATCCCATGCTGGGGACTTGGAGGCTATCACAGTGGGGCAGAATACTACATGATCTAACCGCTGACAAAgcccaacatcaacaacaacaacacgTTTGATTGCAGCCATTATCCCGAATCAGATATCTGGATGGCCTCATTCCAAACGGAAAATCTTTCCCCCCTTGGTATGGCACCAACCATCTCTTGCAACGACGCACACACCCCAAACAGCGACGATCTTGTGGATCAGCGCTGGGGGAAGGGGGGAACCCTGCGGggaagacaagatgaacctGGAATGAAGAATGTCAACGTCGCTAATACATAGTGCTagtggtgaagatgagataAATCTAGCGTCGTCATAGGGGATAGTGGCAGTTTTAGTTGTGGAGGTTAGTCTGTAGATCCTGAGTCGTGAAACAGGGGCTCGAGACGAAGCTATACAGACGAACtaaacaaaagaagcatgCAATTCACGTaatgagagatgatgttcatCATGGTTCCAAGAACCGTTCATTTCTTAGTATCTACATACCCCTCCGTTACCCCTTATCTCTACAtgctttgaagatcaaggtcCGTTGTCAATCTCTAATTTGCGGGGTGATCTATTAGTCCGTTGCGCGAGCTACATAGCACAGGTATGTGTACAGTATATCATGATTTCCCTACGCCGATCCCGTTGTTACACTCAAGAGGCCTCAAGCCCACATTCGGCTTGTCAGTGACACTTGGTCCTGAGATGACATCTCTGGTGAAACTTGAGACGACATGAGCTGCACTTCAACAAAGAGTCACAGAGAACGAAAAGGTTGTGTGTCAAGAATAAAATGCTTTTAGCAGAATAGAGATGTTTCCCAATTGTTTGGTTTCCCCTGCCTTGTGCCGATCTATAATACGTGAATCCGGTTTCCCAGTGCAATGCTAGTTTCCTGACGCTCCCAAAAATCACGGCCAAGCGTGGTGTATGCAGACTCCTTTTTTCATTCCCGTTCCTGTCCCTGTCCATTGAAGCGGCTACCGTGCCGCAGTAATAATATAAACATAGATTCCCGATAATGACCAACACCATCCACGCTAAAGGGGgtatttctccttctttaagtgtttttgttttcatGCGCCATGTTTTGAACAAAGGAAATCGTTGTGTACCAAATGGTACCTCGAAGGGTTATTCCAATGCTTCAACCCGTTCTTTGAtgtaaaaaaagaaaagaaaagaaagtaaGACAAACGGCGCTGGTTcccgacatcatcaagtcaCAGATCCCTTCAGGTCCATCGCGTATATCGCGCCAGGATCCTCCTGGGATcatggaaagaaagatgtgTGACAAAGTCAGAAGATAACTGCAGAAGTCCAGTGCCGTAGATCCTTGTCGATAGAGACCCGGGTGGTGTCCGGATCCAGCTTCGTCGAGCTCGGTATCGATGGAATCGAGAAATGAAATAGTAAAATTATATCCAAGAAAGTTCAAAAGGTGTTCGtacagatgagatgaatattACTCAGTCAGAAATCAATAGCTGTCAAAGCTCGTCTTCTCGGAGCTAGACTTTTCGATGGTGCTTTTAGGGCTGGTGTTCATGCGGCTAAAGACCTTGCCGCCGAGTCggttgagtttgtttccGTCCTGAACACGACGAGGGGCTTCCATAAACTTCTTCTCGACCGagtcgatcttgatcttgcaaaagagcttggagaagagatacTGGTCGCCAGCGTGGTTAAGAAGAGGCAGGGTGCGGTAACCCTGCTTGAGGTTGGTGAGTTTGGCGGTATAAGTGGCAACGGCTGGGCGCTCGTTGTAGCTCTCGCCATCGTTGGAGAGCTTGACCGACCAGCGAACAAAGATCAGGTCGGGGTGCTTGGTGGTGACCGTGTATTTCATCGTCCTGTCAAACAGAGGGTTGAAGCCGTTCTCGCGGATGACATCGGTTTGATACTTGAGAGGTGTATCATGCTCCAAGACCAGGTTAGAatcggcctccttcttgtcgcGCTTGTCGTTGGCGTGGAAGACCTCAACCTCCACATAGGGGTCCATGGACTTGTTCGCAGGCAGGTTGGCAGGTCGCATAAGCTGCTGGGCAGAGATGACATCGATAGTAAAAGAGATAACAGTGCgctccttcttgccctcaGCAATGTCGGCGTTGTATGGGAGGACCTGGATATCTCGGAGTTCGGCGGGCTTGAGAACATATCCGGAAGAGTCCTTACCATCAAACATGGCGCGGTTGAGTTGCATTCCAAGGTCAAAAGTCTGCCAGTTAAGGGCGGCCATCTGAACCCCGCGACGCCAGTAGTTGAGAGGATCGAAGTTGTTGGAAGTGATGCGAGTTCGGTCAGGGTAGACTCGCATCATGTAGCGCATGTTGTGGATATCGAGGGCCATCTTCTGATCCTTAGCGCGAGAGTGCTTGGCAAAGCTCGACTCcatgaaagagaagataTGGTTGTACTGCTTCGCATCGACAGTGTCGAAGCCAGAGAACTTGACTCCAGCACAGTAAACACCGAGGTCACCAAGAACCTTGACGGTCTTGTTGTGGACCTTCTTGACTGGCTGCTCAGAAACACTTTCGTTGTCGCttgtgctgctgctcagcATGCCCTGAACTTGGCCCTCAGTAATGGTATTGACTCGAGTCTTGCTGACCAATCTTCGAGATGAATGGCTGGGAGTAAGCATGGGGCTCTGTGGCAGAGATTGAGAAGGCATGAGAGGCGTGCCATCAGGAACAGAAGGTCGCATCATGGGCGAGTTGAGGCTGTTACCTCTGCGTCGACCACGGAAGTCATTGCCAGCGGCAATAGgctcctccttgatctgaggcttcttgaccttgatgaggaCACGCTCCATAAGCTCTGAGGGGGTGGGAAGCTTGTCGGGGAAGGCTTCTAGGGTCTCTGTGACAAGCCTTGAACCGAAGgactccttgatgatctcaacCATTGTCGCctgctgggctgggctgcAGTGGACCTCGAGAGAAATCCAGAGGGGgaacttggacttgacgaATGCgtacttgttgatggtggtcatGACCTCCTTGAAGCTGATCGAGGTTGTCATGGTACGGCCGTGGTTGACTTCGGGCTGGCCGTTGTAGCCATCCCAACAATCAACCTCGACACATCGGCAACCACGGGCAAGCGCTGAGATGTAACCCTCAACGCTTGATTGACCAGCGACTTGACGACCGAGAAGGTAGGTGTTGTGGGAGCTGGAGATGTAGTACTCATTCATTGGGCGGTCCAAGACAATATTTTGAGGTTCGGGCTGGATGACCTCGTTGTCTTCTGAAGTCAAGAAGGCAACGAAGGCGGCTTCAGTCATGATCTCAACATTCTCAGGAAGGTCGGCCTCGGTACTTCGGTATTGGCGGCAGAATCGAGAAAAGAGCTTCTCCCAAGCGGTACGGTTAGAATCAACATCCTCACCCTGGTCATCGCGTAGAAAAGTAAGAAACTCGGACAAAGTAAGACCAAACTCAGGGTTGGCAGCAATGTTTCGAATAACTCGCTGCACGTCGTTGCGTTGCTTCATGCGGCGCACAAAGTCCTTGAACTCTCTAAAGTTGAGCTTTGATCGTCGTCGAGAATCGGATAAGTGGAAGTTGACTTCAagggttgatgatgagctgtAGATGTGAAGGTTCTGGCAAACACGCTTTACACCAGCAATGTTCATCTCCTCCTGGTCAGGGGTTCGGGCCTGGTCACCAAACTCTTTGGCCATTTCGGTCTGCCAGTACTGGGCAACAGCACGGTCGTTGAATGACATCAACGATGTCATAAGTTGCTGTCGATACCTCAACATGGCGTCTAGGAACTCGGTCCATAGCGATAGGGTGTTTGAGTTATCGGTGACAATGTGTAGAAATCTTGTTTTTGAGCTTTCGGGGACATTGTAAATAATAGTGAACCAAACAGGAAAGTAGAATTCGATTTGTTCGGAAAGCCCATAGTCGTGGATGTACTGCTGGATGTCGGTGCCTGTTCGGATCTCCCTAATTTCGTCGACGTGAAGAGATTTTTGAGGACGGCTTGGATCCCAAGAGAGTTTATTAGACTCAGTCTCGTAAGCAAGGGTGATCCTCTTTGGTCGACTTTTCTTGGACACCTTCTTCACCGGGCACCCATTGCGTAGCTCGGCAGGGAGCACTGGGCCAGCCATAGCTCCAGCACTTGCACTGATTGAGCCATGGGTGCTGTTGGCGGATGATGTGTAGTTAGCGccgtcaacaccaaccataGACATGGAGTCGTCAGGAACAAACTCCTCATCCGTGTCTGTCAGGGCGCTGTTCTCTTGTGGTGCTGTAGCATTGCTGTCGCTGCGACGTCTGAGGATGCTAGGGCCAACGCTTCCATCGCGGCTGGCAGGAGCGCCTGAAGATGGTCGTCTTCTGCCGGCAAAGCGTTGAGCTCGGTTCGAGAATCGGCGGATAAGACCTCccttgctgttgttggccaCTTCGGACATGGCATTATACCCGAGAGAGTTGGTGCTTGTCTTCCTGGAGAGCACAGACTCAGGCAACTGAAAGCTAGAAGGGaaagcctcctcctcccgACCTCGCATGGGCTCAGGTGAGGCCTGGACGGAGGAGTATGTGGTTAGAACAGCAGTGTCGGGCGACATGATTGGTGAGCCTTGTTGTGAGTTTGATGTTCCTGTTGAAGCACTTGTAGCTGACATGGGAATAGGGACTGGTTGTGTTTGTGATGGAAAGGATGTCTGGACCTGACCAAGTTGAGAGCGTGTTAATGAGGACATTTCGGATAAGTTGTgagttggtgatgtgaaTTTTGAATCGTGGACAAAGTTGAAAGACATGGTCGTGCTGAGTGGTGATTACACTATAAGGGCGAGACGGGTAGCATTCGAAGGTTGCATCGACATATATAAAAGCTCAGTCAGAATGGGGAGCCATGGTGGAACGTCTGGCTTGGAAGTAACGATAAGACACGCGAATTGCGGGGAAGACGGTGCAGTAAGTCGATCCCTCGTGGAGTAGCTGTCAACCTGGGGTGCAGCCAGTGTGAGGTAGGATGCTGTGAAGGTCCAGGGCAGTGACAATCGCACGTAATAAATGCAGATGCAGGGACAACTGAGGTAGCCTGGAGGTGCTGCCGGGTGGGACGTAAAAGTGCAGTGAGGTCGAGCAACAGGCGGATGACTAGGTAGGTCCTGACAAGGCCGATCCGAGGCGTGATGATGTGCCAAGTTCGCAGCAGCGTGGTGAGCTGGCAGAGGCCGGGATATGCAGGTGGCTCCTTTTGGGGTGCCTTGGGGTCGCTGGATCAAGTAAAACAGGGCGTTCCTCTTTGACAGGCAGAGAGCTGCAGCACAGCGCAGGGCTCCTGGTCCAGGTGATGAACGgagtgaatgaatggatATTCGTCAAGAACCACCGGGTTGCGGTAGCTTAAGCTGCAGACACGTTCGTCGATAGGTAGGGTAATATaggtcaacaccaacacaaCGTCCTGCGCTTGGTCGGTCCTTTATTTCGAGGCGATGAAACCCGAAAATGTCGATTCGGTACAGTAATCCGTTATGACAAAAACGATAGAGCGCAATTCGAATAGCGAAATGAAGCAAATTCCGAGAGGCCACGGGTTATTGTCGTAAAAGTGCAACAAAAAATCGAGGTTCGAGGTCGGAATGGCTGAGTCACCCAAAAACGTCAAGAATAGGCAACGCGACAGTGGTTGGAATAGTCTAGTAGTTGGTAGGCGCAGGCTGTCGCAAGTTGGTAGGCGAATTTCAATTGGATTGCAGTTTGTTCTCGTGTATTCGACGGGTGAATTTGAGTGGcgttgaacaagaagagtATTTCGTCTGTGTCGTATAGAGAGTCAAAAGGATTTCTTTGAAGAAACAAATTGTTATGGCAGACAAGAAGTGAGAAAGGTGAAGAGGTAGGTTTGGGTTGTCAATGAGaaagttggtggtggagCGGGAGGGGTAGAAAAGATAGTTGGGACGGAAAGGGGGGGAGTCCCAGTAGTAATAAGTATCTTGGGGCGGGTGGTTGTGGATGATAGAAGGTTGACAGTCCAGCAAGTTGACCAGAAGGTTTAAAAAAAgatagggaagaaaaaaaaggtaATTCCCTGGTGGTAGACTTGCAAGGGAGGGAGAGGAAAAAGAGACCAAAGTATGATGGCGTCCTTTTTTGGCGCACGCTGGAGCGGGCGAGACTTTGTATGATAGAGAGGGAAGGGGGGGGCAGAGAGGCTAACGTCAAGAGAGCTAGAGgcagaaaaagaagacgtgggcagaagaagagtcTTGTAGTTATGCGACGCTGCTGTGCGCTGGGTGCTGGGCCGGGTGCTGTAGGTCGCCcgtgctggtgctggtgctcAACTGGTGCTCGACTAGGCTGCTGAGCTGGGCTGGTGCTGGGcaccttgggcttggattCTTGGGCTGCTGCCCTGGGGCCGGGAAATTATGGGTGGCAGAGGGGGGTGGGGGGAGGGGCGTCGCTCAGAGCAAGCCAGTCAAGATGGTTCAAGTGTGTCGTGTGTTTTTCatcttcccttttctttaTTTGGACCGTCTTTTACTTGACACTTACTTTAACTCGAGTTGATCTCTTGTGTCAGTCAATGCCTGTCCTGACCAACACTGTAAGGCCCTGTGTATGTACGACTTGGCGAGTCGGGTCGGTTGAGCGTCTGTGTGAGCTTCACTAAGCCTTAGTTCTAAACAGCCCACCAAGGTCTCAGTCACTGCCcgtgctgatgctggtgctggtccCTGTAACAGATATGTACACCTCTGTCCTGTCTACACCTCACTTTTACGGATACTCGAATCTGAACCGTTGTCAATCTCAAGTCAGGAGGGAAGCCTGAGCGAGGACGAGGGCGAGGGTATGCATAGGatgatgaccatgaccactgattgattgattgatttgaTATCCCTCTGACTGGGATTCGAGAGAGACTGGGGGTTGTACTGCTGTGCTACGCTGCACTGCACACTCAACTCACAGGCTGAGAACTGCCAGCAAGTCAGAGACCGGGGTGCGTATCCGTAGTACAGCCCTTTTTTTTCTACTGTAATTattttttccctttccctcgCAATTTTTACTGTGGACGACAGGTAGACCGGGGTGGATACTGGAGAGACTGGGGGAAGCGACAAGGGGGGAGGGGTGTATGATTTTCATCCGTTGCAACTTGATAGAGTGGAGTTTTCcatggtcaaggtcaaggggGAGGCGAATAGTTGGGCCCTTGACCGTGGTGCGAAAGCAAATGCATGTCCTCCTTATGCagatgcgatgcgatgcggTGCGGTCCAACGCTGGACGCACTCGCTCAGACCTGACTGTTACATGATACATACGGTACAAGGGGAGAGAGACAGGCTCGTAAAAGATTGAGTTGGCAAGTACGCAGTAGAGTTTGGCAAGCGAAAACCGGCCTAATGCACCACATTaactcaacatcaactctGATGAAATCCTCCGAGGTCTGCCTAGCTGTTTTCGATGTACCAAAAGTGCACATGACCAAAACCTAATGTCGTTACAGGACAATGTCTCGAATAAGAGATTGACCGACATACCACGCGAGACTATTGTGATATACATACATGGACTGATACGGTCAACTTCTCTTCGCCGGTCAAGTCTCAAGAACAGGGCGAACGGACCAACCCACCAAGCAATTGGAAGAGACAAGGGCCGTGAGAAAGGGGGGAAGAGTCATGCcagttgatgatggacaAGACGGTTATACGGAAAGTGAAATACAGAACTAGACTCGGAAAACGTAACATAGGCCAAGATCTCAACCCAGAACAAGCGTCAACGTACCAGGGATACGCCAACATGTCGAAACAAAACAGAGCAGAGCaatggactggactggactgggcCGGACGGCATAGAtacttgcttgcttgacTTTGGTTAGCTTACCCTGTCTTACTTCAAATCTGGTCTAGCCAAGAAATAGAGTCAAA is drawn from Fusarium graminearum PH-1 chromosome 3, whole genome shotgun sequence and contains these coding sequences:
- a CDS encoding palmitoyltransferase PFA3; the protein is MASARRWARKAERCCCTFATYFPLAFVYGLTSWAVWVVVNIGSVSTKSSWIGTGSSIVGVALYVMLNWCYTTAVFTPPGSTTNDMGYGLLPTQNTPQATSFTVKSNGEFRFCKKCQARKPDRAHHCSTCRRCVLKMDHHCPWLATCIGLRNHKAFLLFLIYTSLFCFWSFAVSACWVWYEALNDQEYIDSFLPVNFIMLSVISGIIGLVVGAFTSWHIHLARCGQTTIECLEKTRYLSPLRKTYNSAHNPANEVPEAARHFVDFHANALPGITRPEEGEERREMPRSYPPDGSQPVQLSYAQREREQRQRRYEEYLDEQDSEKLPNVFDLGWKRNLLHLFGPTPALWFFPVSNTTGDGWTWEASSTWLEARDRLSAEREQQRAREVNAGWGSPDDIPDIPERPTGAGKHYSPSPNLAGPKTMSKADRVLGRDPNLYADATQDVPMQRLSPRGRSIDDELADLDTDDEDGFLDANNPDKAEGGKFSPSFTSDSHRRDDAEARALEVVTNGNWGRGGASGMLRKGSSQSTPTRTPSNLSRSGTPKFQDEGVD